From Xyrauchen texanus isolate HMW12.3.18 chromosome 9, RBS_HiC_50CHRs, whole genome shotgun sequence, the proteins below share one genomic window:
- the nmur1b gene encoding neuromedin-U receptor 1, with the protein MILLNCSSPESLYVTVNASWCPKEEECLSAEDLVDLCLSRSAYLEKYLGPCRSRLFLPVCITYLLIFVVGVLGNSLTCIVIARHPVMRTTTNFYLFSLAISDLLVLLLGLPYELYELWSNYPFMFGVAGCYFKTYLFETVCFASVLNVTALSAERYRAVMHPLHAKHVATNAHAKRLIIALWAISLLCALPNTSLHGVATLQPYFGLTFPESAVCTLVHDTWIYNLLVQVTAMLFFILPMLTISVLYVLIGLQLHRGGMCFDLKTGINHDRLHQRKRHRQVNKMLCALVIVFGICWVPFHTDRVMWSYIKNWTVEQHHVYEYVHLLSGVFFYLGSVVNPILYNLMSSRFREMFREVMFQKDHRQLSISKVTLRSVVSASLSASHSVSFSVKFNARGLPQSL; encoded by the exons ATGATCCTGCTCAACTGCTCCTCACCAGAGTCCTTGTACGTAACAGTGAACGCATCATGGTGCCCCAAAGAGGAAGAGTGTCTCAGCGCAGAGGACCTGGTAGACCTTTGCCTGAGCCGCAGTGCTTACCTGGAGAAATACCTGGGCCCTTGCCGTTCACGTCTCTTTCTGCCTGTGTGCATCACCTACCTGCTCATCTTTGTAGTTGGAGTGCTGGGCAACAGCTTGACTTGCATTGTCATCGCCCGTCACCCCGTAATGCGCACAACAACAAACTTCTATCTGTTCAGCTTGGCCATTTCTGACCTCCTTGTGCTCCTGCTCGGTCTTCCATATGAGCTGTATGAACTCTGGAGCAACTATCCATTCATGTTTGGTGTTGCAGGTTGCTATTTCAAGACCTACTTGTTCGAGACTGTCTGCTTTGCTTCTGTGCTCAACGTGACCGCGTTGAGTGCAGAGCGCTACAGGGCAGTCATGCATCCCCTTCATGCTAAACATGTAGCGACAAATGCTCATGCTAAGCGTCTGATAATTGCATTATGGGCCATCTCTCTGTTATGTGCATTGCCCAATACCAGTCTGCATGGAGTAGCAACGTTGCAACCCTATTTTGGACTCACCTTCCCCGAATCGGCGGTCTGCACCCTGGTACATGATACTTGGATCTACAACCTATTGGTGCAGGTGACGGCAATGCTGTTCTTCATACTTCCAATGCTAACCATCAGTGTGCTATATGTGCTGATCGGCCTGCAGTTGCATCGGGGAGGGATGTGTTTTGATTTAAAGACTGGAATAAATCATGACAGGCTGCATCAGAGGAAGCGTCATCGGCAAGTCAATAAAATGCTCT GTGCATTAGTGATTGTGTTTGGAATCTGCTGGGTGCCTTTTCACACTGATCGTGTCATGTGGAGCTACATTAAGAATTGGACTGTGGAACAGCACCATGTCTATGAGTATGTGCATCTTCTCTCTGGTGTCTTCTTCTACTTGGGATCAGTGGTCAATCCCATCCTATATAACCTCATGTCTTCCCGCTTCAGAGAGATGTTCCGTGAGGTGATGTTTCAGAAAGACCACCGTCAGCTATCCATCAGTAAAGTCACATTACGCAGTGTTGTCTCTGCCTCGCTCTCTGcctctcattcagtctcattttCTGTCAAATTCAATGCACGTGGGTTGCCACAATCTCTTTAA